ATTGAGGGTGTGTTATGGTACCCCGATCATGTCACTGAGGATATGGCTCTTGAGCTTGACATTCAGTATTTGGGAATAGACAGGGGTGTGGTTACCCGACATATCCACGAGTGCAGGGGCGCTTATTATTCACTACAATGGTTATATGATAAATTTGTGGAGCATCGAGCTGCTAGTAGTTGGCCATTTGCGACCAGGACATGTCTTATGATATTATTGGGCTGCACCATATTTGCTGACAAGACTTTTACTCTTGTCGAGACACGATATGTGTTGTTGTTTAGAGACCTAGAGTGACTTAATGCTTACAGTTGGGCATCTGTTGCATTGGTTACTTTATACCGACATCTTGAAGATGCATTTATATTTAGTTGTAAGTAGCTTGGTGGATATCCTACTCTTGTACATGTATTTAtgtcatttaatttttatactttcCATGTTAattcatatacttttatttatatcctttaatatatgtattttaatttatatcataTCATTTATTTTGTAAGAGTGTTGGATTCACGAGTACTTTCCCACAGTTGGAAAGAGAGGAGAGAACCGGTATCCATCTGAGAATCAGGGCTTCCCAGGGCGATGAGATGGGCGTCCAAGCAAGAAGCCCTGAAGGTGGATGAGCTGAGACCCGTCCTGGACGCGTTGGCACCTACAGACGTTGTATGGCGCCTGTTCAAGGATCATAGATAGCACCGTCCTTTTGACGAGGCATCTATGTACATGGGGTTTCTAGTTTGGGGTGACTTACATGTTCCATACTTTTTTGAAAGACGTTTACGTCAGTTTGGGTTCTATCAGTATATTTCACCCCCACCTCCTGTTGATACATTGGGTGATGATGATATTGCTGTGAAATGGATTACTTGCGACCAGAGTGTGGTGGGGTGATTAAAGACACTGCACCAGTCAGATTCCCATTTGAGATTGTTGATGGATATCTATAGTGGTATTATCGTGTGTCTCATCCTCAGTTGGTGTCACTACAACTCATGCGCGTAGAGAGGTTCCAATTCCTGTCTTTGATGCAAGAACCACTGATCTGGATTGGGCTCATGTTTGCACATTGGTTCACCATTTTCTCTGACAAGATGATGCTGACGAGGATGATTTAGTGTATGTTGATTTATTCAAGGCTTTACGCAATTCTCATGAGCATTGATTGTCGCTgtattttatgatttattttgtgttttgttttgatgcacgtggagattttgttttattttgacaCAGTTACAACTTATATGTTTATTTAATGTTTAATTTATCTACTTGCTTTTAAATGGATAAGAAATCACTGACAGTTATACGTGGATAAGATTGCACTGACACTTTGAATGGATAAGATTGCACCGACATTTTTACGTGGCTTATAATGAATCCTCGATACTATAAATAGGGGCTCTATGTTGTTGAGAGAAATATCTGATTTTCAAAATACTTCTTTATAATTTTATGGTTGACACAGTTGTGTACTTCACTAGAAATAAAGATCTCGTGAAGTTTTTCATTCCTGACGGATGCGGGAACCTTGAGGCATTGACATCTTAGTTGAATGAAAAATTACCTAAAACCGATAACATAGTGGTGAGTAAGATCTCGTATCATGAAAATTGGAGCATGGATGTTAATGGGAGGGTAAGTTATAGCGTTGTTGAGTTGAAGTGCGATGCTGATATGAAAGACATGTGGAAATCACACACCCGTAAGATAACTAAGGGGGATCAACCAAGTGTTTTTTACGTAATCGAGGAAGTCACTACAAACAAAGAATGCTTGCTCAATATGTTGCAACCGTTGACTATACTCAACCTCATTACTAGCCCATACAACATCTCTCCACAATGTGTATATCGTCTCTTACATGTCTGTCACCACATATTCCTTGCATTTCATCCCAACATTTTTGTTAATGTGAAATCGACATAGCAAGTTATGTGTCGTAGGAAACACAACTTAAACTGATTTCATCAAAGTAAGATCTCTATCCGTCAAAATCACTTGTGGACCCACATCTTTCTTCATAAACAATTGCTTCAGCTTATCCAAGACTCAACAATAACTCCTTGTCTGCTCACACTCCATATAAGCAAATGTAACAACAAATGTCAACTTGGTCGATGTCATGTCAACTATTTCAAACAGAGGTTGTCTATATTTTTTTGTCTTATATGTTGCGTCCATAATCAAGACAGATGGAAAAAGATTCAGTAACTTCACCGAATCTGGATGGAcccaaaaaatatctctcacaacttcCGAATAATCTCTTTTCCAACTTCAGTAAACATAGTTTGTCTACTCTATAAGCTTATCTCTGCTTCTATCATACTCTTATGCTTGTATGCTTGCATGATCTGAGTGATATTTTTGGGATCTCGCTCTTGCAAGAAAATCAATATGTGTCTAGGCGGTCAAATCAGCAACATGCTACTTCTCCTCTTTGTGGCCAACCTACCAACAAAAGAATGATCTTCTAATCTATCTGGTAATccatgattatgaactccacatTTTACATCAACCTTCCATCCTAACCCATCTTTTACCGGAGTCGACCTGATTTTGAATAGATATCTACGTCTCTTAGTCGCACTTTGAGTATCACTTTTTTCCTTGTATTTCCCCCTTTATCGCAACCAAATATCACTTTGTTGCTTCTTCCTCTCTTGCCTGTTTCGGTGTCCGAATGGGTGATAATAACTACCACTTTATTGTTGATTCTAGTCTCTTTAATCCATCGGATAACGCATCTCGTGTGACGAATCTTTGAGAAGTTGTGAATGCATCAGTGGTATCTATAACTGTCTCGTTTTTTTGGCAAATCTGGAGCGGAATTTCCATACCTGAAAAAAAGCGAAAaaatcaaaaagttcaaaaaccaTTCCGCAAGAGTTAAGAAAAGTGTTCTGGTATGCATCAAAAGTGTTTCGGAAGACTTTAACAAAGTGTTCCGGTTTGGTTTGAACCATTCCAGAGCACTTTGTTAAAGTCTTCCGGAACACTTTTGATGCAAATCGGAAGTCTTAAGGAATGAGTTTCGGTTTGTTATATTTTACATACCAGAAGACTTGCAGAAAGTGTTCCGGGAGTCCTGCGTAGGCGtgcaattttctaattttttttgatGAATAGTAAAGAGTAAAATGATAAAATGGTTAAAAGTTTTGAAAGGTAAAACTGTCATTATTTAAAAATTGTAAGGGTAGAAAGACAAAGTAGGATACAAAGtcaaaatttcaattatttaagcTTAACAAACTCTGTTTAAACTTTAGATTATGTCTCAACCCAATATTAGACTCGGGCTTTCTTTCCTAAAACGCCTAAGTTTGGAACCTTCCAATTTCTTCCCTAGTATTACTCTAGGACCAGAATGCCTAAGCACATTGTCAACATTATCATATACTAATGGCTTATGTAGATTTGTGATACGTAATGTCCTAATCAAGCTCAAAAATACCACAAATTTTGTCAATTGCTAGTGTAACTTAATCACTAGTTTTTGATCGGATGGTCAATGTTTAACCATCTCACTTTCACATAAAATAAGCTCTTTAATTTGAGAAGATTCATAGACAATCAATGAGTAAGACTAAAACACACAAATATAGGTTGTTATTATGTTCTCTAATTACAAACGAACCCTTTGGTGTTTTCTATTAACATAAATAAAGCCTTTGTTAAGAGATGATTAACCATATTTTTATTAAGAGGGTGTTCataaccaaaccaacccaatagaaaatcgcaaaccaaatcaaatcaaatcgaaaccgcaaaaaaccgcatttggttcagattagtttgggtcatcttttaacaaaatcgcACGGTTTGGTTCAATTTGCGGTTTATATtttgtaaaccaaaccaaaccaaatcaaaccgtaTTATGTTACcgcctaaattttacttaactcacatccaacccaaacttaaacctattataccttagtcttatgattaccaacaattttctcatccttacacttACAATTTTGTCACATACATCTtccttcttctataatctctactctcttatattctttctttttcaccttatttttatgtaaatgttccgtatttcagcttcgtttttatcgcacatcttcttctctaatctctcaatacttttttttcttcttcaccttcactaatctcctgtctcttatatttttttgtttcattataataatttttatattattttatgctattattttatgtttaatatttcacttttgtctaatttaatttttaaatattaaatggaaaattgttgtcaaaatatgacgagttttgttgttatttgatagtgtatgaatgtctaaatacaaaattatgttgtcatctatatgtgtatgtatgactcaataaaatatttgtaaaaaaccgaataaatcaaaccgaaccaaaccgcattagtttggtttagtttggttcggattttttttaaaagtcaaccgaactaaATCAAATCGCACTATTTTTGCTCTTgcaattcggatgatttttttcgtcaaaaccgcccaaaccgcaccgcgaacacccatGAGATGATACCACTACTTATTCCAAATGTTGTTTATAACACTTCATTTAAGATAATCGTTAATCATGTTTTCGATGATGATGTATTGAGAAAGGAGAACTCCGATCTTTAGTTGTCTGGAAAAAAAGCTTGGAAATGCATGAGAAATAAGGAACAGGGCATGAAGATGCATGGTtggaattaaaaaagaaaaagcacGATGGacattatgatatgcatgaggaAAGGAAAAATTCTAGAGCTCTCTCACTAACTCCCAACTATATATTTTAGTTCAtacatctttctctctctctcaacgTTCTAAAATTGTTGGAACTAGCAACC
The Vicia villosa cultivar HV-30 ecotype Madison, WI linkage group LG6, Vvil1.0, whole genome shotgun sequence genome window above contains:
- the LOC131614750 gene encoding protein MAIN-LIKE 1-like encodes the protein MLERCPKKELKVAGHRLRLKDRVPHLLPPEMERWVDRSGLTSLQRTSLTKIDTDLVTQFVERWHIETSSFHMSFGEMTITLDDISCLLHLPIEGVLWYPDHVTEDMALELDIQYLGIDRGVVTRHIHECRGAYYSLQWLYDKFVEHRAASSWPFATRTCLMILLGCTIFADKTFTLVETRYVLLFRDLE